The proteins below are encoded in one region of Tomitella fengzijianii:
- a CDS encoding SixA phosphatase family protein: MPRTLILMRHGQATSPAGTADHERPLTPTGAAQAEAAGRWFAADGRRIDTVLCSSALRTRETFRGVSRGARWRDADSACTSSPALYNADATAVLGEIALASASTTTLLVIGHFPGLPEAALVLDPAGAHSGRVRRGMPVGAYVTMSTDSPWAALPDALWGPAADPFATITGIHMP, translated from the coding sequence ATGCCCCGGACGCTGATCCTCATGCGGCACGGCCAGGCCACCTCCCCCGCCGGCACGGCAGACCACGAACGGCCCTTGACGCCCACCGGCGCGGCGCAGGCCGAAGCGGCGGGCCGGTGGTTCGCGGCCGATGGCCGGCGCATCGACACAGTCCTGTGCTCCAGTGCGCTGCGCACCCGCGAAACGTTCCGCGGGGTCTCCCGCGGAGCACGGTGGCGCGACGCGGACTCCGCCTGTACGTCCTCCCCTGCCCTGTACAACGCCGACGCGACCGCGGTTCTCGGCGAGATCGCGCTGGCCTCCGCGTCGACGACCACGCTGCTGGTTATCGGGCACTTCCCCGGGCTACCGGAAGCCGCCCTCGTGCTCGACCCCGCGGGAGCACATTCCGGCCGGGTCCGCCGGGGAATGCCCGTCGGCGCCTACGTGACCATGTCGACGGACTCGCCGTGGGCGGCGCTCCCCGACGCGCTGTGGGGGCCGGCCGCGGACCCGTTCGCCACCATCACGGGAATCCACATGCCGTGA
- a CDS encoding MarR family winged helix-turn-helix transcriptional regulator encodes MTATSEDGLAEVFDQLIGAIHKGSDSDVLDEFVRMDLTLTQVRVVIMLAVHGNELPINEVADCLKVSVATAGRTVDRLVTLGLAERREDPDDRRSKLVSLTSEGQRLADLQREGMRDHIRAFSRELPDEVAVHLRDAIAAALDAIPEHLRAGATCSLNNVRTSS; translated from the coding sequence GTGACTGCAACATCGGAAGACGGCCTCGCCGAGGTGTTCGACCAGTTGATCGGTGCGATCCACAAAGGCTCCGATTCGGACGTGCTCGACGAGTTCGTGCGCATGGACCTCACTCTGACGCAGGTCCGCGTCGTGATCATGCTCGCGGTGCACGGCAACGAACTGCCGATCAACGAGGTGGCCGACTGCCTCAAGGTTTCGGTGGCGACGGCCGGCCGCACCGTCGACCGTTTGGTGACGCTCGGACTGGCCGAGCGTCGCGAAGACCCGGACGATCGCCGGAGCAAGCTCGTCTCGCTCACATCGGAGGGACAGAGGCTGGCCGACTTGCAGCGCGAGGGAATGCGGGACCACATCCGTGCGTTCTCCCGTGAGCTGCCCGACGAAGTCGCGGTGCACCTGCGGGATGCCATCGCTGCCGCGCTCGACGCCATCCCCGAACATCTCCGTGCAGGCGCGACCTGCTCGCTCAACAACGTCAGGACCTCCTCATGA
- a CDS encoding DHA2 family efflux MFS transporter permease subunit, producing MTSSNSPGAAAPPGGVEQPAKDPTALDAKLLKVAGVVVLGAIMAALDMTVVNVAIPTFQEAFDASYADVAWSVTAYTLALATVIPLTGWAADRFGTKRLYMTALVLFVIGSVACSLAWSLEALIGFRVLQGLGGGMLMPLSMTILTRAAGPQRIGRVMALLGVPMLLGPIGGPILGGWLIDAVSWHWIFLINVPVGALAILAAVMVLPKDETHPGEKFDFLGMLLLSPGLALFLFGVSSIPEEGTIAATRVLGPGIAGLVLMVVFVLYALRKKNALIDLSLFKDRNLTISVVTLILFVVAFMGTMMLLPSYFMQIRGESTLMAGLLVAPQGIGAMISMPIGGKLVDKFGPKFVVLPGIALIVLGLGGFTQAGVDTSFWYTGGSLFVMGLGMGWTMMPLMTSALATLTDHRIARGSTLMNIVQQTGASIGAAVMSVVLTNQMIDHGVDSAKMQSQQAAGGPVPPGAAEQMQQLLNGAADAFSNTFVVSVVIVALTLIPAAFLPRKKIAPTDVSGEEIPETPDENDRELVTK from the coding sequence ATGACATCTTCGAACTCCCCGGGCGCGGCAGCGCCGCCCGGTGGCGTCGAGCAGCCGGCCAAGGATCCGACCGCGCTCGATGCCAAGCTCCTCAAGGTCGCCGGCGTGGTCGTGCTGGGCGCGATCATGGCGGCGCTCGACATGACCGTCGTCAACGTCGCCATCCCGACGTTCCAGGAGGCGTTCGACGCCTCCTACGCGGACGTCGCCTGGTCGGTCACCGCGTACACGCTGGCCCTCGCCACCGTCATCCCGCTCACGGGCTGGGCGGCCGACCGCTTCGGCACCAAGCGCCTGTACATGACGGCGCTGGTGCTGTTCGTCATCGGCTCGGTGGCCTGCAGCCTCGCGTGGTCGCTCGAGGCGCTGATCGGCTTCCGCGTCCTGCAGGGACTCGGCGGCGGCATGCTGATGCCGCTGAGTATGACGATCCTGACCCGTGCGGCCGGGCCGCAGCGCATCGGCCGGGTCATGGCGCTGCTGGGCGTGCCGATGCTGCTGGGCCCGATTGGCGGCCCCATCCTCGGCGGCTGGCTGATCGACGCCGTCTCCTGGCACTGGATCTTCCTGATCAACGTGCCCGTGGGTGCGCTGGCGATCCTCGCCGCGGTGATGGTGCTGCCCAAGGACGAGACGCATCCCGGCGAGAAGTTCGACTTCCTCGGCATGCTGCTGCTCTCGCCAGGGCTGGCGCTGTTCCTGTTCGGCGTCTCGTCGATTCCTGAGGAAGGCACGATCGCGGCGACCCGTGTGCTGGGCCCCGGCATCGCCGGCCTGGTGCTGATGGTGGTCTTCGTGCTGTACGCGCTGCGCAAGAAGAACGCCCTGATCGACCTGTCGCTGTTCAAAGACCGCAATCTGACGATCTCCGTGGTCACGCTGATCCTGTTCGTGGTCGCGTTCATGGGCACGATGATGCTGCTGCCCAGCTACTTCATGCAGATCCGCGGGGAGTCGACGCTCATGGCGGGGCTGCTGGTGGCGCCGCAGGGCATCGGGGCGATGATCTCGATGCCGATCGGCGGCAAGCTGGTGGACAAGTTCGGGCCCAAGTTCGTGGTGCTCCCGGGCATCGCCCTGATCGTCCTGGGCCTGGGCGGATTCACGCAGGCCGGCGTCGACACCTCGTTCTGGTACACGGGCGGTTCGCTGTTCGTCATGGGTCTCGGCATGGGCTGGACAATGATGCCGCTGATGACCTCGGCGCTCGCGACGTTGACGGACCACCGCATCGCGCGCGGCTCGACGCTGATGAACATCGTCCAGCAGACGGGTGCGTCGATCGGTGCCGCGGTCATGTCCGTGGTGCTCACCAACCAGATGATCGACCACGGCGTCGACTCCGCGAAGATGCAGAGCCAGCAGGCCGCGGGCGGCCCGGTGCCGCCGGGCGCCGCCGAGCAGATGCAGCAGCTGCTCAACGGTGCTGCCGACGCCTTCAGCAACACGTTCGTCGTCAGCGTCGTCATCGTCGCACTGACGCTGATCCCGGCGGCGTTCCTGCCGCGGAAGAAGATCGCGCCGACGGACGTCTCCGGTGAGGAGATCCCGGAGACGCCCGATGAGAACGATCGCGAGCTGGTGACGAAGTAG
- a CDS encoding DUF3558 domain-containing protein, whose translation MAGCGGSAGPAGSESPMPTSSAPRAAAGPAGPHLGQCGSVTDAEVAAATGMPQPMRAVRDTVGCQWDVGTLGVGSHVSFTWYRGSPIGRERAIDNAVGRDVSDVTIGGRPGFSSRIGPSLCEVGVDYGADFFLWSVDYGADTAGPPEGGVCDAATSLAAMTAERAQ comes from the coding sequence GTGGCGGGGTGCGGCGGATCCGCCGGCCCGGCGGGTAGCGAATCCCCGATGCCGACCTCGAGCGCGCCCAGGGCGGCCGCCGGGCCCGCCGGCCCGCATCTGGGGCAGTGCGGTTCGGTGACCGACGCCGAGGTGGCCGCAGCGACGGGGATGCCGCAGCCGATGCGCGCGGTGCGCGACACGGTCGGCTGCCAATGGGACGTCGGGACCCTCGGCGTCGGTTCGCATGTGAGCTTCACCTGGTATCGGGGCAGCCCCATCGGACGCGAACGCGCCATCGACAACGCCGTCGGCCGGGACGTGTCCGATGTGACCATCGGCGGCCGCCCCGGCTTCTCCTCCCGGATCGGGCCGTCGCTGTGCGAGGTGGGGGTCGATTACGGTGCGGACTTCTTCCTGTGGTCCGTCGACTACGGTGCCGACACGGCAGGCCCACCGGAGGGCGGCGTGTGCGATGCGGCGACGTCGCTCGCAGCGATGACCGCGGAGCGTGCGCAGTGA
- a CDS encoding DUF3558 domain-containing protein, which translates to MRADPPRARRPRRPARVAGLLACCVLAAGCAQTVRGEASVAEPSGGSAEQQYVNLLRECTVVPEDVIADTAGVQAVVDTFSGAVCRWRSFDGATDVQLNWFESGTMDREKSVAERLGYTVETVRISGAPAYVMRAPDDASSCGAVARAGDSGVVGWWVHGAPVDPCAAARTLVELSINRAL; encoded by the coding sequence ATGCGGGCGGATCCGCCGCGCGCGCGCCGACCGCGCAGGCCGGCGCGGGTGGCGGGGCTGCTGGCGTGTTGCGTACTGGCGGCCGGGTGCGCGCAGACCGTCCGGGGAGAGGCGAGTGTGGCGGAGCCGTCCGGCGGATCCGCGGAGCAGCAGTACGTCAACCTGCTCAGGGAATGCACCGTGGTCCCGGAGGACGTCATCGCGGATACGGCTGGCGTGCAGGCGGTGGTGGACACCTTCTCCGGCGCGGTGTGCAGATGGCGGTCGTTCGACGGGGCCACGGACGTCCAGTTGAACTGGTTCGAGAGCGGCACGATGGACCGGGAGAAGTCCGTGGCCGAGAGGCTCGGCTACACCGTGGAGACGGTGCGGATCTCGGGGGCCCCGGCGTACGTGATGCGTGCGCCGGACGACGCCTCGTCCTGCGGTGCGGTGGCGCGCGCGGGAGATTCCGGCGTGGTCGGCTGGTGGGTTCACGGGGCGCCGGTGGATCCCTGCGCGGCAGCGCGCACGCTGGTGGAATTGAGCATCAACCGCGCCCTGTGA
- a CDS encoding PaaI family thioesterase yields the protein MTFDARQTPLLDPVNAALGVRLREQGQGGLVYEQELGPRFHDHRGLSTLGSVGVLLDTAVAGTVYAALPSGKRSVAASLTVSSAGSVPDAGTVAVYGRIENLDTDAGIGVASGSLRDEDGTVCAIVSARGVVVDRNFDHGAGARAPELPPVTEPASGEDLRDRLGLDVVQGIALGEIPRGAMAELMGLEVRIVETGTITAVLAPQEWMANSMGTLQGGILLAAADLICGLAAETATDPGEGYRVLDLRTDFVRSPAVTGPDIRLEANVVRAGRRIELVEARIATDDGRLLTRASASVLRL from the coding sequence GTGACTTTCGATGCACGGCAGACCCCGCTCCTGGACCCCGTCAACGCCGCGCTGGGCGTGCGGCTGCGGGAACAGGGCCAGGGCGGGCTGGTGTACGAGCAGGAGCTGGGCCCCCGCTTCCACGATCACCGGGGGCTGTCCACGCTGGGCTCGGTGGGGGTGCTGCTGGACACGGCCGTGGCGGGCACCGTCTACGCGGCGCTGCCGTCGGGCAAGCGGTCCGTCGCCGCGTCGCTCACCGTCTCCTCGGCCGGCTCCGTGCCCGATGCGGGGACGGTCGCCGTGTACGGGCGCATCGAGAACCTGGACACCGACGCGGGGATCGGCGTGGCGTCCGGTTCGCTGCGCGACGAGGACGGGACGGTGTGCGCGATCGTCAGCGCCCGTGGCGTGGTGGTGGACCGCAACTTCGACCACGGCGCGGGGGCCCGCGCGCCCGAGCTGCCGCCGGTCACCGAGCCCGCTTCGGGGGAGGACCTGCGTGACCGGCTGGGGCTCGACGTGGTGCAGGGCATCGCCCTGGGCGAAATCCCCCGCGGGGCGATGGCCGAGCTCATGGGGCTCGAGGTGCGCATCGTCGAGACCGGGACCATCACGGCCGTCCTCGCCCCGCAGGAGTGGATGGCCAACAGCATGGGCACTCTCCAGGGCGGCATTCTGCTGGCCGCCGCCGACCTGATCTGCGGGCTCGCCGCAGAGACGGCCACCGACCCCGGCGAGGGGTATCGGGTCCTGGACCTGCGCACCGACTTCGTGCGTTCGCCCGCGGTCACCGGCCCTGATATCAGGCTCGAGGCCAACGTGGTGCGCGCGGGACGCAGGATCGAGCTGGTGGAGGCCAGGATCGCCACCGACGACGGCCGGCTCCTCACCCGCGCCTCGGCGTCGGTCCTGCGCCTGTGA